One part of the Segnochrobactrum spirostomi genome encodes these proteins:
- the rplS gene encoding 50S ribosomal protein L19, producing the protein MNIIDEINREQMDAIEAKRKLPAFEPGDTVKVNVRVTEGTRTRVQAYEGVCIARSGGGLNESFTVRKISYGEGVERVFPIYSPMIESVDVVRRGKVRRAKLYYLRGLTGKAARIAEKKDVRREAPAAAAE; encoded by the coding sequence ATGAACATCATCGACGAGATCAACCGCGAGCAGATGGACGCCATCGAAGCGAAGCGCAAGCTTCCGGCGTTCGAGCCCGGCGACACCGTGAAGGTGAACGTCCGCGTCACCGAAGGCACCCGTACCCGCGTGCAGGCCTATGAAGGCGTCTGCATCGCCCGGTCCGGCGGCGGCCTCAACGAGAGCTTCACCGTCCGTAAGATTTCCTACGGCGAGGGTGTGGAGCGCGTGTTCCCGATCTACTCGCCGATGATCGAGTCGGTCGACGTGGTCCGCCGCGGTAAGGTCCGCCGCGCGAAGCTCTATTATCTGCGCGGCCTGACCGGCAAGGCGGCCCGTATCGCCGAGAAGAAGGACGTTCGTCGCGAGGCTCCGGCCGCCGCGGCCGAGTGA
- the rpsT gene encoding 30S ribosomal protein S20, with amino-acid sequence MANTPSAKKMARKITARTAINKSRRSRVRTFLRKVEEAIASGDKAAAAAALVAAQPEIMRAANKGVLHENTASRKVSRLAARVKAIGA; translated from the coding sequence ATGGCCAATACCCCTTCGGCCAAGAAGATGGCCCGCAAGATCACCGCCCGCACGGCGATCAACAAGTCGCGGCGTAGCCGCGTGCGCACGTTCCTGCGCAAGGTTGAGGAGGCGATCGCCTCCGGCGACAAGGCGGCCGCTGCCGCGGCGCTCGTCGCGGCTCAGCCCGAGATCATGCGTGCGGCCAACAAGGGCGTGCTCCATGAGAACACGGCCTCGCGTAAGGTGTCGCGTCTCGCGGCCCGCGTGAAGGCCATCGGCGCCTGA
- a CDS encoding rhodanese-like domain-containing protein, with protein MVAQSGSGYAGDITAREAWDLLAGNPDAVLVDVRTRPEWTFVGAPFLQAVAKEPLFVEWQVYPDMSVRPDFVAAVEALLAQRGLGRSAPVLLLCRSGARSRSAAVALTASGFTSAFNIAGGFEGPQDGEGHRGTVDGWKAADLPWAQG; from the coding sequence ATGGTTGCTCAGAGCGGCTCCGGATATGCGGGAGACATCACGGCCCGCGAGGCTTGGGATCTCCTCGCCGGAAATCCTGACGCGGTTCTTGTCGATGTCCGCACCCGCCCGGAGTGGACGTTCGTCGGGGCGCCGTTTCTCCAGGCCGTCGCCAAGGAGCCACTGTTTGTCGAGTGGCAGGTTTATCCGGACATGTCCGTGCGTCCGGATTTCGTCGCGGCCGTCGAGGCGCTGCTCGCGCAGCGTGGTCTCGGCCGCTCGGCGCCTGTCTTGTTGTTGTGTCGCTCGGGTGCGCGTAGCCGTTCTGCGGCCGTCGCGTTGACCGCGTCCGGCTTCACCAGTGCCTTCAACATCGCGGGTGGGTTCGAAGGCCCGCAGGATGGCGAGGGACACCGCGGCACGGTCGACGGCTGGAAGGCCGCGGATCTGCCCTGGGCTCAGGGATAG